Proteins encoded in a region of the Butyricicoccus intestinisimiae genome:
- a CDS encoding Cof-type HAD-IIB family hydrolase codes for MRYQLIAFDMDGTLLDSNKKILSSSLTAISDAVKAGKNVILSTGRCLPELREYLPQLSEVRYLNCVSGALVVDRQTNTAIYSCSLATTTCRQILDFVEHQDIMVHLLGETTSIIQRSHCQNMAHFGMGQYQGLFERNAEQWEDLFAQYRENPFPVAKLNLYFTNPESRQRVEQQILDAEIPVTMAHAEATSLEISAKGVSKAVGLRKLCEHLHIPISETIAVGDAPNDLEVLKAAGLAVAMGNSRQQILDMADVVVSDCDHDGCAEAIHQYLLRA; via the coding sequence ATGCGTTATCAGCTCATTGCATTCGATATGGACGGCACACTGCTCGATTCCAACAAAAAAATTCTTTCCTCCAGTCTCACTGCGATTTCCGACGCAGTCAAAGCGGGAAAAAACGTCATCTTATCCACAGGACGCTGCCTGCCGGAACTGCGGGAATATCTGCCTCAGCTTTCCGAGGTGCGATATTTAAACTGTGTCAGCGGCGCCTTGGTGGTCGACCGACAGACAAACACGGCAATTTACAGCTGTAGCTTAGCTACAACGACTTGCCGCCAAATTCTGGATTTTGTGGAGCATCAGGATATCATGGTGCATCTGCTCGGCGAGACCACTTCCATCATCCAGCGCAGCCACTGCCAAAACATGGCGCACTTCGGCATGGGACAATATCAGGGATTATTTGAGCGCAACGCGGAACAATGGGAGGATCTTTTCGCGCAGTATCGCGAGAACCCTTTTCCTGTTGCCAAGCTGAATTTATATTTCACTAACCCAGAATCCCGCCAGCGCGTCGAACAGCAAATACTGGATGCAGAGATTCCGGTCACCATGGCACATGCCGAAGCAACGTCTTTGGAAATCAGCGCCAAGGGCGTCAGCAAGGCTGTCGGTCTGCGCAAGCTGTGCGAGCATCTGCACATTCCGATTTCCGAGACCATCGCGGTCGGCGATGCGCCAAATGATTTAGAGGTCTTAAAAGCTGCCGGTCTGGCTGTTGCCATGGGAAATTCCCGCCAGCAGATTTTAGATATGGCGGATGTTGTCGTGTCCGACTGCGACCATGACGGCTGCGCCGAAGCGATTCATCAATACTTACTGCGCGCATAA
- a CDS encoding DeoR/GlpR family DNA-binding transcription regulator, with protein MNNRCQTILSLLTEEQKIDVSALAKKLQVSQVTIRKDLDELERRGIVIREHGFARLCSAENVAYRIAYHYEEKRRIAVRAAELVSDGETLMIENGSCCALLAEVLTQTKHNLTILTNSVFIADYIRNRTDFQIIVLGGIYQPHAQVLVGPMVRQCAENFYVPHFFLGIDGYSPRTGFTNRDSMRAQAVRDMAHQADELIVLTESEKFAHSSTVPLNVSSQIKTVITDSKLDAEMYAQLQNSGITPILV; from the coding sequence ATGAATAACCGATGTCAGACCATTCTGTCTCTGTTGACAGAGGAACAAAAAATAGATGTCTCTGCCCTTGCAAAAAAATTGCAGGTATCGCAGGTCACAATCCGTAAGGATTTGGATGAATTGGAACGCCGCGGCATTGTCATCCGCGAACACGGTTTTGCTCGCCTGTGCAGCGCGGAAAACGTCGCATACCGCATCGCCTATCACTATGAAGAAAAGCGCCGCATTGCCGTTCGTGCTGCTGAGCTGGTCTCGGATGGTGAGACACTGATGATTGAAAACGGCAGCTGCTGCGCCTTACTGGCGGAAGTTCTGACGCAGACCAAGCATAACCTGACGATTTTGACAAACAGTGTCTTTATTGCTGATTACATCCGAAATCGAACGGATTTTCAGATTATTGTACTCGGCGGTATATATCAGCCGCATGCACAGGTGCTTGTCGGACCGATGGTTCGCCAATGCGCAGAAAACTTCTACGTTCCGCATTTTTTCCTCGGCATAGACGGTTATTCACCGCGCACAGGCTTTACCAACCGTGATTCTATGCGCGCGCAGGCTGTGCGCGACATGGCGCATCAGGCAGACGAGCTGATTGTTCTGACCGAGAGTGAAAAATTTGCTCATTCGTCAACCGTTCCTCTCAACGTAAGCAGCCAAATCAAAACCGTCATTACTGACAGCAAGCTGGATGCCGAAATGTATGCTCAGCTTCAAAACAGCGGCATCACCCCGATTCTTGTATAA
- the licT gene encoding BglG family transcription antiterminator LicT, which produces MKVKKVFNNNILCAIDEEGNEVIVTGKGLGFQKHTGETLDKSKIEKTYRMVDKQEQRKLRELVEQIPMEDLQLTEQLVADIKRSITQPLNESLLITLTDHISFAMQRKQQGIAFTNPLAGSIMCYYPAEYQMGRRCLETIRQKTGIALNDDEASFIALHIVNAEMNTHMSEMYDITKLIDGCIDVVEAYYHKQFDRQSLDFSRFVVHLRYFAKRVFQGKTLPDNSDANDVNFRQMIAYSCKKHYQCAQRIADYLKNTWDKTLSEEELIYLTIHLKRINMSA; this is translated from the coding sequence ATGAAGGTCAAAAAAGTTTTTAACAACAATATCCTCTGTGCGATCGATGAAGAAGGAAACGAAGTGATCGTTACCGGAAAAGGTCTCGGCTTCCAAAAGCATACCGGCGAAACCCTTGACAAGAGCAAAATCGAAAAGACCTACCGTATGGTAGATAAGCAGGAGCAGCGCAAGCTGCGTGAGCTGGTCGAGCAGATCCCGATGGAGGATTTGCAGCTGACAGAACAGCTCGTCGCAGACATCAAGCGCAGCATTACCCAGCCGCTCAATGAATCGCTTCTCATCACACTGACCGATCACATCAGCTTTGCGATGCAGCGCAAGCAGCAGGGCATTGCGTTTACCAATCCGCTGGCGGGTTCTATTATGTGCTACTATCCGGCGGAATATCAGATGGGACGCCGCTGCTTGGAGACCATCCGGCAGAAAACCGGCATTGCGCTGAATGACGATGAGGCATCGTTTATTGCTCTGCACATTGTCAATGCGGAGATGAATACGCACATGTCAGAGATGTATGACATCACCAAGCTCATAGATGGCTGCATTGATGTGGTAGAAGCGTATTATCACAAGCAATTTGACCGGCAGTCGTTGGACTTCAGCCGATTTGTCGTGCATCTGCGTTACTTTGCCAAACGCGTTTTTCAGGGAAAAACGCTGCCGGACAACAGCGATGCAAATGATGTCAATTTCCGGCAGATGATTGCCTATAGTTGCAAAAAGCATTATCAATGCGCACAGCGCATAGCAGACTATCTGAAAAACACGTGGGACAAGACGTTGTCTGAGGAAGAATTGATCTATCTCACGATTCATCTCAAGCGCATCAATATGAGCGCATAA
- a CDS encoding PTS transporter subunit IIABC yields MKEKKSSVVFATAQQIGKSLFLPIAVLPFAGILLGIGSSFTNETTIATYGLSGVLHPGTLLYSIMLMLNYAGNAIFSNLALIFALAVALGMAKKEKGVAVLSAGIFYLIMLTTINVLLTLNGSIVDGQIAEGVKEGAIANVLGIQTLQMGVFGGIIAGLITAVLCNKFYKTQLPDALSFFAGTRFVPIVSMVFAIITGAILFVVWPVIQNGIYALGGLVQASGYFGTFLYGCIERALIPFGLHHIFYMPFWQTGVGGTAVIDGVTVMGAQNIFFAELASPNTVKFSVDACRFLTGKYPFMMGGLPGAALAMYVCARPEKKKEAGSLLFSVALTAFLTGVTEPIEFTFLFLAPALFAVHVVLAGASFAICHILQICIGTTFSDGLIDFILYGVLPGQAKSNWMTLIPVIVVYFILYFFIFRFFIRKWNLKTPGREEDGEEVKMMTKDEYRKATGIGVAGGKAANIDPKAVNVLKGIGGSENVTEIDCCATRLRLTLVDSGKVNQPLLKATGASGVVIKGNAIQVIYGPSVTIVKSNLEELVEQIRAGAVSEAALMGEPEQPKEEAKPEPKKESSGTAKSWVLGAHLNGTVVPMDQVKDEVFASGALGDGVAIEPTEGKLYAPADCTVVNIFETKHAIGLSVDDDVELLLHIGIDTVKMGGKGFEAHVKEGQTVKKGDLLVSFDMDAIKAAGYLCTTPMIVCNTDDYKEIKAVASGTVKASQDLLEIKN; encoded by the coding sequence ATGAAAGAAAAAAAGAGCAGTGTTGTATTCGCCACTGCCCAGCAGATTGGTAAATCCTTGTTCCTGCCAATCGCCGTGCTTCCGTTTGCCGGAATCCTGCTGGGTATCGGCAGTTCGTTCACCAACGAAACGACCATTGCAACCTATGGTCTGAGCGGCGTTCTGCATCCGGGTACGCTGCTGTATTCCATCATGCTCATGCTCAACTATGCGGGCAATGCGATTTTCAGCAACTTGGCGCTGATTTTTGCGCTGGCAGTTGCACTCGGCATGGCAAAGAAGGAAAAGGGCGTTGCCGTTCTGTCGGCAGGCATTTTCTACTTGATTATGCTGACAACTATCAATGTGCTGTTGACGTTAAACGGCTCAATTGTAGACGGACAAATCGCAGAGGGCGTCAAGGAAGGCGCAATTGCGAATGTCCTAGGCATTCAAACCTTACAGATGGGTGTATTTGGCGGCATCATTGCCGGTTTGATTACCGCAGTGCTGTGCAACAAATTCTATAAGACCCAGCTGCCGGACGCACTGTCCTTCTTCGCTGGCACGCGATTTGTTCCGATTGTCAGCATGGTATTTGCTATCATCACCGGCGCGATTTTGTTTGTTGTTTGGCCGGTCATTCAGAACGGCATTTATGCACTGGGCGGTCTGGTACAGGCTTCCGGTTACTTTGGAACCTTCCTGTACGGCTGCATCGAGCGTGCGCTGATTCCGTTTGGCCTGCATCATATCTTCTACATGCCGTTCTGGCAGACCGGCGTTGGCGGCACAGCTGTCATCGACGGCGTGACCGTTATGGGCGCACAGAACATCTTCTTTGCAGAGCTGGCATCCCCGAACACCGTCAAGTTCTCTGTAGACGCTTGCCGTTTCCTGACCGGTAAATATCCGTTCATGATGGGCGGTCTGCCGGGTGCTGCACTGGCTATGTATGTTTGTGCTCGTCCGGAGAAGAAGAAGGAAGCTGGTTCTCTGCTGTTCTCCGTAGCACTGACTGCATTCCTGACCGGCGTTACCGAGCCGATCGAGTTTACTTTCCTGTTCCTTGCTCCGGCACTGTTTGCTGTACACGTTGTACTGGCTGGCGCATCCTTCGCAATCTGTCACATCCTGCAGATCTGCATCGGTACTACATTCTCGGACGGCTTGATTGACTTTATTCTGTACGGCGTTCTGCCAGGTCAGGCAAAGTCCAACTGGATGACGCTGATTCCTGTTATCGTTGTATATTTCATCCTGTACTTCTTTATTTTCCGCTTCTTCATCCGCAAGTGGAATCTCAAGACGCCGGGTCGTGAAGAAGACGGCGAAGAAGTTAAGATGATGACCAAGGACGAATACCGCAAGGCTACCGGCATCGGCGTTGCAGGCGGCAAGGCTGCAAACATTGATCCGAAGGCTGTCAATGTCCTGAAGGGTATCGGCGGTTCCGAAAACGTAACCGAAATTGACTGCTGCGCAACGCGTCTGCGTCTGACGCTGGTAGACAGCGGCAAGGTCAATCAGCCGCTGCTCAAGGCAACCGGTGCATCCGGCGTTGTCATCAAGGGCAATGCGATTCAGGTTATCTATGGTCCGTCTGTAACCATTGTTAAGTCTAATCTGGAAGAACTGGTAGAACAGATTCGTGCCGGTGCTGTATCTGAAGCCGCTCTGATGGGCGAGCCGGAACAGCCGAAGGAAGAGGCAAAGCCGGAACCGAAGAAGGAATCTTCCGGCACAGCAAAGTCTTGGGTACTCGGTGCGCATCTGAACGGCACGGTTGTACCGATGGATCAGGTCAAGGATGAAGTATTTGCGTCCGGTGCACTCGGCGATGGCGTTGCCATTGAGCCGACCGAAGGCAAGCTGTATGCTCCGGCTGACTGCACGGTTGTCAATATCTTTGAGACCAAGCACGCGATTGGCTTGTCTGTCGATGATGATGTTGAACTGCTGCTGCACATCGGCATTGATACCGTCAAGATGGGCGGCAAGGGCTTTGAAGCGCATGTCAAGGAAGGCCAGACCGTCAAGAAGGGCGATCTGCTCGTATCCTTCGATATGGATGCCATCAAGGCAGCAGGTTATCTGTGCACCACACCGATGATCGTCTGCAACACAGATGATTACAAGGAGATCAAGGCAGTCGCTTCCGGTACCGTCAAGGCATCGCAGGATCTGCTAGAGATCAAAAACTAA
- a CDS encoding serine/threonine-protein kinase, with protein MNFCTNCRINKKRCPRALKVKTVETDRKVLPQGTIIHGDYQIYGVLGAGGMSVTYCACTRLKPFVLKQFNPTAENRKNLNMQKERATFIGEARKLLILNHPNIVKIENIISDEENIFLAMEFLIGESVQSYLNRTNRIFSEQHAYNLMRNIFDALETVHQKGMIHRDVKPSNIMICALDQTMKLIDFGNARQIDTHTKSAVVSSGYAPIEQYDPHGKQGTWTDVYALSAVLYRLITGKEPQPSYLRCIQDNMHAPLGMEHGEALMKGLAVQPQDRWQTIGELRAALGNLKTKAISKASSRNRQTKHVRDASYDRPTEYVRDASWDKKTNYIQHDHSVSGEKDDVQVFEQYKKAAESGDIDGMIHLIRCYRKGIGTKKNWKEAWRWSKKVAEITVEAE; from the coding sequence ATGAACTTCTGCACAAATTGCCGAATAAATAAAAAACGGTGTCCAAGAGCTTTAAAAGTAAAAACTGTAGAAACGGATCGGAAAGTTTTGCCGCAAGGAACAATTATACATGGAGATTACCAGATCTATGGGGTGCTTGGTGCTGGTGGTATGAGTGTTACTTATTGTGCTTGCACGAGATTAAAACCATTTGTGCTTAAGCAATTTAATCCGACCGCAGAGAATAGAAAAAATTTGAATATGCAAAAGGAACGTGCAACATTTATAGGAGAAGCACGAAAATTACTCATATTAAATCATCCGAATATTGTAAAGATAGAAAATATTATTTCGGATGAAGAGAATATCTTTTTGGCGATGGAATTTTTGATAGGGGAGTCGGTACAGTCTTATCTTAATAGAACCAACCGGATTTTTTCTGAACAACACGCATATAATTTGATGAGAAACATCTTTGATGCGTTGGAAACTGTACATCAAAAAGGAATGATTCATCGAGATGTTAAGCCTTCTAATATTATGATTTGCGCATTGGATCAAACGATGAAGCTGATTGATTTTGGCAATGCTAGACAGATAGATACGCATACCAAATCTGCAGTCGTATCCAGTGGATATGCACCGATTGAACAATACGATCCACATGGAAAACAAGGTACTTGGACGGACGTCTATGCACTCAGTGCGGTACTATATCGACTGATAACTGGGAAAGAACCACAGCCATCGTATTTACGATGCATTCAAGATAACATGCATGCACCGTTGGGCATGGAACATGGTGAGGCACTGATGAAGGGACTGGCTGTTCAACCGCAGGATCGCTGGCAGACGATAGGAGAATTGCGCGCTGCACTCGGCAATCTCAAGACAAAAGCAATATCCAAAGCATCATCGCGTAATCGTCAAACAAAACATGTGAGAGATGCATCCTATGACCGTCCGACGGAATATGTGCGGGACGCATCGTGGGATAAGAAGACAAACTATATACAGCATGATCATAGCGTCAGTGGGGAAAAAGATGACGTGCAGGTGTTTGAGCAGTATAAAAAAGCAGCGGAATCTGGAGATATTGATGGGATGATACATCTTATCCGCTGCTACAGAAAGGGTATTGGCACAAAGAAAAATTGGAAAGAGGCATGGCGTTGGTCAAAGAAAGTGGCGGAAATAACAGTGGAAGCAGAATAG
- a CDS encoding aldo/keto reductase has translation MNLQTRIPISNGTSIPCVGFGTWKTPNEEAEKSVAEALRVGYRHIDTATAYGNEAGVGKAIAESGIARKDIFLTSKLWNPHQGYQSTLDAFARSLEMLQTDYLDLYLIHWPHDRKYFDNWEEMNIETWRAFEKLYGEGKIKAIGVSNFRPRHIENLVDNCEIAPMVDQIEIHPGMPQDDMIAYCREHNIVVEGWSPMATGRIFSVPEVQELAKKYGKTVAQVVLRWHVQRGVIPLPKSVTPSRIAENSRIFDFSLEESDMQVISNLQGCGWSNLDPDNLIY, from the coding sequence ATGAATTTACAGACACGTATTCCGATTTCCAACGGGACATCCATTCCGTGTGTGGGCTTCGGTACATGGAAGACACCAAATGAAGAGGCGGAGAAGTCCGTCGCAGAGGCGCTGCGCGTCGGCTACCGCCACATTGACACGGCGACAGCCTATGGCAACGAGGCGGGTGTCGGCAAGGCAATCGCAGAATCCGGCATTGCGCGAAAAGACATTTTCCTGACCAGCAAGCTGTGGAACCCGCATCAGGGCTATCAGAGCACGCTGGATGCCTTTGCGCGTTCTCTGGAAATGCTTCAGACCGATTATCTGGATTTATACCTGATTCATTGGCCGCATGACCGCAAGTATTTTGACAACTGGGAAGAAATGAACATCGAAACGTGGCGTGCGTTTGAAAAGCTGTACGGTGAAGGCAAGATTAAGGCGATCGGCGTCAGCAACTTCCGTCCGCGTCATATCGAGAATCTGGTCGACAATTGTGAGATTGCGCCGATGGTGGATCAGATCGAAATTCATCCGGGTATGCCGCAGGATGACATGATTGCATACTGCCGCGAGCACAATATTGTCGTTGAGGGCTGGAGCCCGATGGCAACCGGACGTATTTTCTCTGTTCCGGAAGTGCAGGAGCTGGCAAAAAAATACGGCAAGACCGTCGCGCAGGTTGTTCTGCGCTGGCATGTACAGCGCGGTGTCATTCCGCTGCCGAAGTCGGTAACGCCGTCCAGAATCGCAGAAAACAGCCGGATTTTTGATTTTTCTCTCGAAGAATCCGATATGCAGGTTATCAGCAATCTGCAGGGCTGCGGCTGGTCCAATCTTGATCCGGACAATTTGATTTATTGA
- a CDS encoding MFS transporter, translating to MVTRLERRVCPHAVSGKMFWLCAITYIIALFGRMSYSAVMVALIANGSMDEAQAGLIGTALFVVYGVSQIFSGLIGDRISPKKMIFVGLIGSGILNLIMGLTGQYAVMLVVWALNGLFQSTMWSPIARIFAEQMPPDERKKCCNNIAVTYPLATILAYVLATVLLTAWNWRGVFLLAGGMIIITGINWMIRMSWFEKQIETSDEIEVIELQPKQTQKKENMLRLLLLSGIVLATIPAMTHGMLRDGIQTWLPTLMTQNFHFGTSASVALDIIIPVFNMLGVFFTKALPKKWTENELKASAAFFAVTIIVLIVLDLVCNVSAVLSLILLTVASTCMTGANIMLINLIPVHFGVVGRASSVTGILNCSAYVGSAISSFGVGAVAQNFGWGSAIAVWVGFSLLALLASLGGCRRWGVYEHRLDNRERAKS from the coding sequence ATGGTAACGAGACTAGAGCGCCGCGTGTGTCCGCATGCGGTGTCCGGCAAGATGTTCTGGCTGTGCGCCATCACGTATATTATCGCTTTATTCGGAAGAATGAGTTATTCCGCGGTGATGGTTGCGCTGATTGCAAACGGCAGTATGGATGAGGCACAGGCGGGACTCATCGGCACGGCGTTGTTTGTCGTGTACGGCGTGTCGCAGATTTTCAGCGGTTTGATCGGTGACCGCATCAGCCCGAAAAAGATGATTTTTGTGGGCTTGATTGGTTCCGGTATTTTGAACCTTATTATGGGTTTGACAGGACAATATGCGGTCATGCTGGTGGTCTGGGCACTCAACGGATTGTTTCAGTCAACCATGTGGTCTCCCATTGCACGTATTTTTGCCGAGCAGATGCCGCCGGATGAGCGCAAAAAATGCTGCAATAACATTGCGGTGACCTATCCGCTGGCGACCATTCTCGCCTATGTGCTGGCAACGGTATTGCTGACGGCTTGGAACTGGCGCGGCGTATTTTTGCTGGCGGGCGGCATGATTATTATTACGGGCATCAACTGGATGATTCGCATGAGCTGGTTTGAAAAACAGATAGAAACCAGTGATGAAATCGAAGTGATTGAGCTGCAGCCGAAGCAGACACAGAAAAAAGAAAACATGCTGCGTTTGCTGCTGCTCTCCGGCATTGTGCTGGCGACGATTCCGGCTATGACGCACGGTATGCTGCGCGATGGCATCCAGACTTGGCTGCCGACCTTGATGACGCAGAATTTCCACTTTGGCACGTCAGCGTCTGTTGCACTGGATATTATTATTCCGGTGTTTAATATGCTGGGTGTGTTCTTTACCAAGGCGCTGCCGAAAAAATGGACGGAAAACGAACTCAAAGCGTCTGCGGCATTTTTTGCCGTGACGATTATCGTGTTGATTGTGCTGGATTTGGTTTGCAATGTCAGCGCCGTGCTGTCGCTGATTCTGCTGACTGTAGCAAGTACCTGTATGACAGGCGCAAATATCATGTTAATCAATTTAATTCCGGTGCATTTTGGCGTAGTCGGACGCGCTTCATCTGTGACGGGTATTTTGAATTGTTCGGCATATGTTGGTTCGGCGATTTCCAGTTTTGGTGTCGGCGCAGTTGCACAAAATTTTGGCTGGGGGTCAGCCATTGCGGTTTGGGTCGGCTTTTCGCTGCTTGCGCTGTTGGCATCGCTGGGCGGATGCAGGCGCTGGGGCGTGTATGAACATCGCTTAGACAACCGCGAGCGCGCAAAATCATAA
- a CDS encoding DegV family protein — protein sequence MKKSKTVILVDSGCDVPQSLIQKYDMKVLRLRVSYENEHYMDSVALAHDVYKRFPEEIPHTSTPVMQDYYDIIEEIKEEGYENVIGVFISSKLSSTYNTARLIFEEHPELQSFILDSKNISIGSGLLAIWAAEQVSKQIPFEEICAKLSGKVSDSKVFFYMDTLEYLRKGGRIGGVASVAGSLLKIKPIISCNEEGSYYTVEKIRGAKAGKEKLLHHVEAFCGGRPALLALMNGGAQEEAAAIKPILKKIIKQGKIVAEDQITATLAINTGPGLVGIGILVDP from the coding sequence ATGAAGAAGAGCAAGACCGTTATTCTCGTTGATTCCGGCTGTGATGTTCCGCAGTCTTTGATTCAGAAATACGATATGAAGGTGCTTCGGCTGCGCGTTTCATATGAAAACGAGCACTATATGGACAGCGTTGCGCTGGCACATGATGTATACAAGCGCTTTCCGGAGGAAATTCCGCATACCTCCACACCGGTTATGCAGGATTATTATGACATCATTGAGGAGATCAAGGAAGAAGGCTATGAAAATGTCATCGGCGTCTTTATTTCCAGCAAGCTGAGCAGTACGTATAATACGGCACGGCTGATCTTTGAGGAGCATCCGGAACTTCAGTCGTTTATTTTGGACTCGAAAAACATTTCGATTGGCTCAGGACTGCTTGCGATTTGGGCAGCGGAACAGGTGAGCAAACAGATTCCGTTTGAAGAAATCTGTGCAAAGCTGAGCGGAAAAGTCAGTGACAGCAAGGTGTTCTTTTATATGGACACCTTGGAATATCTGCGCAAGGGCGGCCGGATTGGCGGTGTTGCATCCGTAGCAGGCAGCCTGCTCAAGATCAAGCCGATTATTTCGTGCAATGAGGAAGGCTCCTATTATACTGTGGAGAAAATCCGCGGTGCAAAGGCGGGAAAAGAAAAGCTGCTGCATCATGTAGAAGCTTTCTGCGGCGGCAGACCGGCGCTGCTGGCGCTCATGAACGGAGGCGCACAGGAAGAAGCGGCGGCCATCAAGCCGATCCTGAAAAAGATCATCAAACAGGGAAAGATTGTGGCAGAAGATCAGATTACCGCAACGCTGGCGATCAACACCGGTCCGGGACTGGTAGGCATTGGCATTTTGGTCGATCCGTAA
- the udp gene encoding uridine phosphorylase, producing the protein MATAYSPNMEFHLKIKSGDIGRYVILPGDPGRCEKIAALFDNPVKIASNREFTTYTGTLDGVPVSVCSTGIGGPSAAIALEELVHCGADTFIRVGTSGGMQPDVLGGDLVIATGAVRMDGTGTEYAPIEYPATPHFDVVQALHQAATQAGHRFHTGVVQCKDSFYGQHEPENMPVSAELEQKWNAWLGCGALASEMESATLFIVGAVRRVRVGTILLVLGNQTRRAMGLEDIQVHDTTACVQTAVQALRLLIASDKQKQA; encoded by the coding sequence ATGGCAACGGCTTACAGCCCGAATATGGAATTTCACCTGAAAATCAAGTCCGGCGACATTGGCAGATATGTTATTTTGCCCGGTGATCCCGGACGATGCGAAAAAATTGCAGCTCTGTTTGACAATCCGGTAAAAATCGCATCCAACCGCGAATTTACCACATATACCGGCACGCTGGACGGCGTACCGGTCAGTGTGTGCTCAACCGGCATCGGCGGTCCGTCCGCAGCCATTGCGTTGGAAGAGCTGGTACACTGCGGCGCAGATACGTTTATTCGCGTCGGCACATCCGGCGGTATGCAGCCGGATGTGCTGGGCGGCGATTTGGTCATCGCAACCGGTGCCGTGCGTATGGACGGCACCGGCACAGAATACGCACCGATTGAATATCCGGCGACACCGCATTTTGATGTCGTGCAGGCGCTGCATCAGGCAGCGACACAGGCCGGGCACCGGTTTCACACCGGCGTTGTGCAGTGCAAGGATTCATTCTACGGACAGCATGAACCGGAAAATATGCCGGTATCTGCGGAGCTGGAGCAAAAGTGGAATGCTTGGCTCGGCTGCGGCGCGCTGGCGAGTGAAATGGAATCCGCGACACTGTTTATCGTCGGCGCGGTGCGCCGCGTGCGTGTCGGAACGATTTTGCTCGTGCTCGGCAATCAAACCCGCCGCGCGATGGGGCTGGAGGACATACAAGTGCATGACACCACAGCATGTGTGCAAACCGCAGTACAAGCATTGCGATTGCTCATCGCATCTGACAAACAAAAACAAGCATGA
- a CDS encoding glycerol dehydrogenase, protein MSYGIKSPARYMQGNGELANLGRNVKKMGEKFLVLCSPNNKKRVGVQIEESLKSVEKEVIFCEFNGECTKAEITRVMDAVTENNCDVVIGVGGGKVIDTAKAVVTNLGGYQLVIIPTVASNDSPCSGVAVIYNDEGVVIKALMMKRNPDLVLVDTAVIAQSPKRLLVAGMGDALATWFEARACKASGVKTMARGQCSNTALMMSKLCYDILIRDGVGALEALEAKQSNDALENVVEACIYLSGVGFESGGLAAAHAINDGFAYVPQAHGMYHGEKVAFGTLAQLVLEHASEGEMNEVLSFMKLVGLPMTLADLGITDVKEEEIRKVAEAAVVPTQSTKNLRKDITADEVYAAIMEADKIGTAYKA, encoded by the coding sequence ATGTCTTATGGTATCAAGTCCCCTGCTCGCTACATGCAGGGCAACGGTGAGCTGGCAAACCTCGGCCGCAATGTCAAGAAGATGGGCGAAAAGTTTCTCGTCCTCTGCTCCCCGAACAACAAAAAGCGCGTTGGCGTACAGATTGAGGAGAGTCTGAAGTCGGTAGAAAAGGAAGTTATTTTCTGCGAGTTCAACGGCGAGTGCACCAAGGCGGAAATCACCCGCGTTATGGATGCTGTCACCGAAAACAACTGCGATGTTGTCATCGGCGTCGGCGGCGGCAAGGTCATCGACACCGCAAAGGCTGTTGTCACCAATCTGGGCGGCTATCAGCTGGTTATCATCCCGACCGTTGCATCCAACGACTCCCCGTGCAGCGGCGTTGCAGTTATCTATAACGACGAAGGCGTTGTCATCAAGGCTCTGATGATGAAGCGCAATCCGGATCTCGTTCTGGTAGATACCGCTGTGATTGCACAGTCTCCGAAGCGTCTGCTCGTAGCCGGCATGGGCGATGCGCTGGCTACTTGGTTTGAAGCACGCGCATGCAAGGCATCCGGTGTCAAGACCATGGCGCGTGGCCAGTGCTCCAACACCGCACTGATGATGTCCAAGCTGTGCTATGACATTCTGATTCGCGACGGCGTCGGTGCGCTGGAAGCACTGGAGGCCAAGCAGTCCAACGATGCACTGGAAAATGTCGTTGAGGCTTGCATCTATCTGTCCGGCGTCGGCTTTGAGAGCGGCGGTCTGGCAGCAGCTCACGCCATCAACGATGGTTTTGCTTATGTTCCGCAGGCACACGGCATGTACCACGGCGAAAAGGTTGCCTTTGGCACACTGGCGCAGCTGGTTCTGGAGCATGCTTCCGAAGGCGAGATGAACGAAGTTCTGTCATTTATGAAGCTGGTTGGTCTGCCGATGACGCTGGCTGATCTGGGCATCACCGATGTCAAGGAAGAGGAAATCCGCAAGGTAGCAGAAGCTGCTGTTGTTCCGACGCAGTCCACCAAGAATCTGCGCAAGGACATCACCGCAGACGAAGTATACGCTGCCATCATGGAAGCAGACAAGATCGGCACCGCATACAAGGCATAA